From Pseudomonas sp. AN-1:
GGCGAGGCGTTGTGGCTGGACCCGGCAGCCGCGCCGGAGGACCTGCAGGCGCTGCTGGCGGCGCCGCCGCTGCCGCTGCGCGAGCGGCTGCTCGCCGGGCTGGGCAACAGTCCGCGGGAGGAGGGGCCGCAGTGTCTGACTCCGGCGTGAACTCGGCTGCGCCAGGCTGGTCTGATGCTGGGCCGGTGTTACGATGAATCCCCTGTGCTTTCGGGAGTGTCCTTGCATGAGTCGTGTCTTTCGTCTTGCCGCTCTGGCGGGTGCGCTGCTGCTGGCCGGCTGTCAGGCGGTCAATACCACCAGCGGCGGAGCGGTCGGCGTGAATCGCCAGCAGTACATGTTCACCATGCTGTCCAGCCAGGAGCTGGACCAGATGTACGCCAAGTCCTACCAGCAGACCCTGAGCAATGCCGCCACGGCCGGCAAGCTGGACAAGAGCAGCGCCCTGGCGCAGCGGGTGAACAACATCACCCGCCGGCTGATCGCGCAGACCCCGGTGTTCCGTCCGGACGCCGCCAGCTGGAACTGGCAGACCGCTCTGATCCGCAGCGACGAGCTGAACGCCAACGTCGGCCCGGGCGGCAAGATCATCGTCTACAGCGGTCTGGTCGAGAAGCTCGCCCTGACCGATGACGAGCTGGCGGCGGTGCTCGGCCACGAGATTTCCCATGCCCTGCGCGAGCACAGCCGCGAGGCCATGTCCAAGGCCTATGGCGCCGAGCTGGCCAAGCAGACCGCGGTGGCCCTGCTCGGCCTGGGCCAGGCCGGTGGCCAGCTCGCCGACGCCGCGGTGCAGTACGGCATGACCCTGCCCAACAGTCGCGGCAACGAGAACGAGGCCGACCTGATCGGCCTGGAGCTGGCGGCGCGTGCCGGCTACGACCCCAATGCGGCGCTGACCCTGTGGGACAAGATGGCCCGGGCGGGCAACGGAGCACCGCCGGAGTTCATGAGCACCCACCCCTCGTCGTCGACCCGCATGGCCAATCTGCGCGCAGCGATTCCGCGGGTCATGCCGCTGTACCAGCAGGCGCGCGGGCAGCGCTGAGATGTGTAGAATGCGGCTTGTGTTTTTCGGCGAACTCGGTAAAATTCGCCAGCTTTCGTGACGGGGGATGCCTAGCCCGTCCTGCTCGGCGGGAATGCCTAACCTGCCGATTTTGCCGAAGCAGACGCACTGACCCGAGCCCCCCCCGATTTAGTGTCTGCAGAGGCTGCCGTTGCCTTGAAAGAGGCAAGTACTGTCCAGTAAGATTCGCCGCTTGATTATCAGGCGGCCTCTGAGGCTATAACCAATGAAAACTTTCTCTGCGAAACCGGAAACCGTCAAGCGCGACTGGTACGTTGTCGACGCTGCTGGCAAGACCCTGGGTCGTCTTGCCACTGAAATCGCCAGCCGTCTGCGCGGCAAGCACAAGCCCGAGTACACCCCGCACGTGGATACCGGCGACTACATCGTCGTGATCAACGCCGAGCAGGTGCGTGTCACCGGTGCCAAGAGCTCCGACAAGATGTACTACCATCACTCCGGTTTCCCGGGCGGCATCAAGTCGATCAACTTCGAGAAGCTGATCGCCCGTGCTCCCGAGCGCGTGATCGAGACCGCCGTCAAGGGCATGCTGCCGAAGAACCCGCTGGGTCGCGACATGTATCGCAAGCTGAAGGTCTATGCCGGTGCCAGCCACCCGCACACCGCTCAGCAGCCCCAAGAACTGAAGATTTAACGGAGTAGGCTCAATATGTCGGCGACTCAAAACTACGGCACCGGCCGTCGCAAGACCGCTACCGCGCGTGTATTCCTGCGTCCGGGTACTGGCAAGATCTCGATCAACAACCGCAGCCTGGAGCAGTTCTTCGGCCGCGAGACCGCCCGCATGGTGGTTCGTCAGCCGCTCGAGCTGACCGAGAACACCGAAAAGTTCGACATCTACGTCACCGTCGCCGGTGGTGGTGTCAGCGGTCAGGCCGGTGCGATCCGCCACGGCATCACCCGCGCACTGATCGAGTACGACGAGACCCTGCGCAGCCCGCTGCGCAAGGCCGGCTACGTCACTCGCGATGCCCGCGAGGTCGAGCGTAAGAAGATCGGTCTGCGCAAGGCGCGCAAGCGTCCGCAGTACTCGAAGCGTTAATCGACTACGCTTCAGCGAACG
This genomic window contains:
- a CDS encoding M48 family metallopeptidase yields the protein MSRVFRLAALAGALLLAGCQAVNTTSGGAVGVNRQQYMFTMLSSQELDQMYAKSYQQTLSNAATAGKLDKSSALAQRVNNITRRLIAQTPVFRPDAASWNWQTALIRSDELNANVGPGGKIIVYSGLVEKLALTDDELAAVLGHEISHALREHSREAMSKAYGAELAKQTAVALLGLGQAGGQLADAAVQYGMTLPNSRGNENEADLIGLELAARAGYDPNAALTLWDKMARAGNGAPPEFMSTHPSSSTRMANLRAAIPRVMPLYQQARGQR
- the rplM gene encoding 50S ribosomal protein L13 produces the protein MKTFSAKPETVKRDWYVVDAAGKTLGRLATEIASRLRGKHKPEYTPHVDTGDYIVVINAEQVRVTGAKSSDKMYYHHSGFPGGIKSINFEKLIARAPERVIETAVKGMLPKNPLGRDMYRKLKVYAGASHPHTAQQPQELKI
- the rpsI gene encoding 30S ribosomal protein S9 yields the protein MSATQNYGTGRRKTATARVFLRPGTGKISINNRSLEQFFGRETARMVVRQPLELTENTEKFDIYVTVAGGGVSGQAGAIRHGITRALIEYDETLRSPLRKAGYVTRDAREVERKKIGLRKARKRPQYSKR